In Sulfuracidifex metallicus DSM 6482 = JCM 9184, a single window of DNA contains:
- the cpsA gene encoding carboxypeptidase CpsA yields the protein MSLEEVKEKVVEIRREIHKHPELSYKEFKTSKLIADVLTSLGIEVETGVGLPTAVVGRLKGKKVGKTVALRADMDALPVKEETSLPFKSEVEGVMHACGHDTHVAMLLGAAMILSREDIQGEVRFLFQPAEEDGGMGGAKPMIEAGAIDGVDYVFGIHISGSYPAGVFATRKGPFMALPDSFKIEIHGRGGHGSAPQETVDPIFVAVQIVNQLYGVYRRVDPVQPFVISVTSIHSGTADNVIPDNAVMEGTIRTLDETTRRRALDYLRKVVDHVCEAHGATCEVHMMEDPYPVTINDPGTTEEVMKILSKISTVIETPPIMGAEDFSRFLERSKGTYFFLGTRNEKKGCVYPNHSSKFCVDEDVLMLGVRAHAELAKHFTRT from the coding sequence ATGTCTTTAGAAGAGGTTAAGGAAAAAGTCGTAGAAATAAGAAGAGAAATACACAAGCATCCTGAACTCTCCTACAAGGAGTTTAAAACATCAAAATTGATAGCTGACGTTCTTACCTCGCTGGGAATAGAGGTGGAAACAGGAGTAGGTTTACCTACGGCAGTTGTGGGAAGGCTAAAGGGTAAGAAGGTAGGTAAAACTGTTGCGCTTAGAGCTGATATGGACGCCTTACCAGTGAAGGAGGAAACTAGCTTGCCGTTCAAATCCGAAGTTGAAGGAGTAATGCACGCATGCGGTCATGATACGCATGTGGCTATGTTACTGGGTGCGGCGATGATTCTATCAAGGGAAGATATCCAAGGTGAGGTAAGGTTTCTCTTTCAGCCAGCTGAGGAGGACGGAGGAATGGGAGGAGCAAAGCCAATGATAGAGGCTGGTGCCATAGACGGGGTGGACTATGTTTTTGGCATACATATCTCAGGGTCATATCCGGCAGGGGTTTTCGCGACCAGGAAGGGTCCGTTCATGGCACTCCCAGACTCATTCAAGATAGAAATTCATGGTAGAGGAGGACATGGATCTGCACCACAGGAGACTGTGGATCCGATCTTCGTAGCAGTTCAAATAGTCAATCAACTGTACGGAGTATATAGAAGGGTTGACCCGGTTCAGCCTTTTGTCATATCTGTCACTAGCATTCACTCTGGAACTGCAGATAACGTAATCCCTGACAATGCAGTAATGGAGGGAACTATTAGGACCTTAGATGAGACAACCAGGAGAAGAGCATTGGACTACCTGAGAAAGGTAGTGGATCATGTTTGCGAAGCTCATGGAGCAACTTGTGAAGTTCACATGATGGAGGATCCTTACCCAGTCACAATTAATGATCCAGGAACTACAGAAGAGGTCATGAAAATATTGTCAAAGATCTCTACCGTGATTGAGACCCCTCCAATCATGGGAGCTGAGGACTTTTCCCGTTTCCTTGAGAGAAGCAAGGGAACGTATTTCTTCCTCGGTACCAGAAATGAAAAGAAAGGATGCGTATATCCTAACCATAGCTCTAAGTTCTGCGTGGATGAGGATGTTCTAATGCTGGGAGTAAGAGCACACGCGGAATTAGCTAAACACTTCACAAGGACATAG